Part of the Leishmania major strain Friedlin complete genome, chromosome 7 genome is shown below.
GTCGCACGATGGTGTCGGCGGCTGTGGGACCTCACGCGCAAGTCCACTGGCAGCGTGGCCTCTGCCCATCTCACCCCACAGCTTCAACTCGCCGCccacagagcagcagcagcactgctatcatcatcgtcgtcgtcgcccttcACCGCGCCACCGCAGATTGACGACGATGGGGAGGTGACGGGCGAGGTGGTGCTCTCTagcctgcgccgcgccatccGTAGCGATCAAGGCCGCATCCCTGGCGTCATTGTGGAGAGCGTGTGGGCCGCCTTCGACGTGCTCGTGCCGCCCATCGTCCAGGAAAACGTCACAGAGGATAGCATCACACCCGCGACGGGGGATAACTTCTTTATGTTCATCTCGACCTTGAACGAGCTCAATTTCGACCTGCACGCGGTCGCAAAGGCAAGCACGCAGCTGACGGCGAAGGTGGACGCCTACGTGggcctgctgcggcaggcggAGGCTCACGAAACGCAGCGAGCGACAACAGCAGAGGCCCGTGGTCCTGCGCAGGTCGCTATCGACGGATGCGAGCTCATGGAGCAGCTCATGAAGGCTAAGGGGGAGGTCGTGCAGTGCTGCTTTGAGGCCCGCAACGCTGGCTCTCCTCTCTACTACACGTGGTTGTGGCACACGGCCGCCATGCCGGACGGCCTGCGGCGGCTCATGCATTTTCGAAAGCTGACCCATTTCTTCGAGAGCTTGTGCAAGCGACACATCAAACATCtcacggagcagcagcagcagcagtggcagagCATGCTGTCTTCTTCGGCGCCTGCTACTGGCGAGTCAGCGGGGACGTtgccgtcagcagcagccgcaagcGCCACGGAGAAAAGTCGGTGCGCCGGCGAGCTCTCCAAGTGGCGTAGTCGTCTGATCGAGGTAGGCCTAATCGATGGTGCCATGTCGCTTCTCTTGAACGATCTGTTCTCCAAGGAGTACTTggtgatggaggagctgacgTGGCTCttgacgccgccgtcgatgcTGGACCAGATCATGCGTGCTGAGTCTGTCCATCCCTTCGTCCGTGGACTTGAAGACATGCGCCATCGCCTGCAGCCggctcaccaccgccacttGTTCGCCTTTCTGCACCCCGCCGTTGTCGAGGAGCCGCTCATCGCCGTGCAGGTGGCCTTGACGCACGGCATTGCCAGCTCTGTGGATCAGATCTTGGGTCGCCCTACGCCGCTGTCAGACCCGGCGAACACGTCGAAGGCGGCTCTCTACTTCCGCCACGCACTGGAAtcctcggcggcggttgactgcgccggtgcggcggAAGATGGCAACGTGAACACCGCCATCTTCTACAGCATCAACTCTGCCCAAAGTGCGTTGCGTGGCATGGACATGGGTAACCGCCTCATCAAGCGCGTCgtgcaggaggtggagggcaaCATTAACGCTCGGCGGCAGGCGCGCAGCTTGACTCCCATCCACACCTTCAGCACCCTCTCACCCATCCCGCTCTACGTCAAGTGGCTGGCTGATGAAGtggctgcgctggcggctgccgctgcgacagCTACCGCGATGGCAGCGAGCGGCATCTTTGGCAAGCAGCTCTCCACAACCGAGGAAGATACACGCTACTTGGGGCCGCTTCGCGAGGCGATTGCCGGCTACGTCCTGCGGCACCCCGATGTCCTACCGGCGGAGGCGCGTGCGGTGAtgtcagcggcggccacaaGCAGTCGCGGCAACCACACGGCCGCAAACGTAGCGGCACTGCAGTACCTCGTGCGTCTCCTCCAAGACGCATCGTCGCCCCCCTCGTTTCCGCGCGATGGTCTTGCCACATTCGCCGCGGGCAGCACCTCGACacagcggcatcagcagccatGGTGGGCGGACCATACGCTCACGATGGCCCTCGAGGCGCCCCTGTTGCACTCCGTTGCCACGTACCTGTGCACCGTGAAGCGTAGTGGTGACGGCCGCATTCGCGACCCAGTCGGCAACTTTCACGTGTCTAACGGCGCCACTGTTTATCGACTAAACTTCCTCGCGAACACGACCCCGAAGGCCAGTCGTGAGAGCGCCTGCATCATGGTGAACTACTGGTACGACCTGCCAACGGTCTCAGCCAACGCCGCGCGGTACGAGGTGAGCCGCACCGTGCCCCTCGGTGAGCCGATCAAGACGCTGCT
Proteins encoded:
- a CDS encoding malonyl-coa decarboxylase-like protein, which gives rise to MRCVYRPASGTSGSAAATASSGTTLSAGTLAYALRHFSAPTRLWRSEPPPPPLPPLPGAGATVSEERVARWCRRLWDLTRKSTGSVASAHLTPQLQLAAHRAAAALLSSSSSSPFTAPPQIDDDGEVTGEVVLSSLRRAIRSDQGRIPGVIVESVWAAFDVLVPPIVQENVTEDSITPATGDNFFMFISTLNELNFDLHAVAKASTQLTAKVDAYVGLLRQAEAHETQRATTAEARGPAQVAIDGCELMEQLMKAKGEVVQCCFEARNAGSPLYYTWLWHTAAMPDGLRRLMHFRKLTHFFESLCKRHIKHLTEQQQQQWQSMLSSSAPATGESAGTLPSAAAASATEKSRCAGELSKWRSRLIEVGLIDGAMSLLLNDLFSKEYLVMEELTWLLTPPSMLDQIMRAESVHPFVRGLEDMRHRLQPAHHRHLFAFLHPAVVEEPLIAVQVALTHGIASSVDQILGRPTPLSDPANTSKAALYFRHALESSAAVDCAGAAEDGNVNTAIFYSINSAQSALRGMDMGNRLIKRVVQEVEGNINARRQARSLTPIHTFSTLSPIPLYVKWLADEVAALAAAAATATAMAASGIFGKQLSTTEEDTRYLGPLREAIAGYVLRHPDVLPAEARAVMSAAATSSRGNHTAANVAALQYLVRLLQDASSPPSFPRDGLATFAAGSTSTQRHQQPWWADHTLTMALEAPLLHSVATYLCTVKRSGDGRIRDPVGNFHVSNGATVYRLNFLANTTPKASRESACIMVNYWYDLPTVSANAARYEVSRTVPLGEPIKTLLGDM